In a single window of the Streptomyces sp. NBC_00353 genome:
- a CDS encoding TrmH family RNA methyltransferase yields the protein MSGDRSGPAIRTRTRTELRRTRRPRAHSCWDHLYAAPLWPLHGANLGTLARTCDAVGACLTVPRHPWVPEALARGNTLRKPLCTHWTGDPLGWLQKQRERGLRIVGVELADEAIRLADLPAAREPTVMVLGHEQQGIPPEALDLLDTCVEIPMIGTGASLNVAVAGSLALYRLAGLL from the coding sequence ATGAGCGGCGACCGGAGCGGGCCCGCGATCCGTACCCGTACCCGCACGGAACTCCGCCGCACCCGGCGCCCGCGCGCACATTCCTGCTGGGACCACCTCTACGCCGCTCCGCTCTGGCCGCTGCACGGCGCGAATCTCGGCACCCTGGCCCGCACCTGTGACGCCGTCGGCGCCTGCCTCACCGTGCCCCGCCACCCGTGGGTGCCCGAGGCCCTGGCCCGCGGCAACACCCTCCGCAAACCTCTCTGCACCCACTGGACCGGCGATCCCCTCGGCTGGCTGCAGAAACAGCGCGAGCGCGGTCTGCGGATCGTCGGTGTCGAACTGGCTGACGAGGCGATCCGCCTCGCCGACCTTCCCGCGGCCCGCGAACCGACCGTGATGGTCCTCGGCCACGAACAGCAGGGCATCCCTCCCGAGGCCCTGGATCTCCTCGACACCTGCGTCGAGATCCCGATGATCGGCACCGGCGCCAGCCTGAACGTTGCCGTGGCAGGATCTCTCGCCCTCTACCGACTGGCCGGCCTGCTCTGA
- a CDS encoding M14 family metallopeptidase gives MTPRIPIVRQLRARPRPGRLGIRRPGARYLSLTAAAAVLAVPLVTVPAEAAHTPPRTGFEISNGAHWTDQPEEQSFLAAVDRGSDRVSIDRIGTTKQGRPVQLVRIGNHHPTSDTMLLICSQHGNEPSGREACLTTVRDLAYAKDPATRAFLSRTDVLVVPTANPDGRAANTRGNSDGVDINRDHIALQTAEARAMAAVIRDRKPDVIYDLHEYGATPPYYDKDLFVLWPRNLNTDDRVHGESQTLAEEYVRPTAKEAGYSSGLYGIWTDPVTGDPIKQTAGDGQERILRNTAGIKHAVGLLIESRVDALTDAEKADPALNSRRRVDSQLAALDGLFSFTDERRGRIEAATAASRTAGFKDRGPVYLGGADNEAAEPAEILQDPPCGYRLTAAQLADVKDELALHGVTFRRDGDGAYVPLRQSARNLVPLLLDERATYHLTNGQADTAC, from the coding sequence ATGACACCCCGTATCCCGATCGTCCGTCAGCTCCGCGCCCGGCCGCGCCCTGGTCGCCTCGGCATCCGTCGGCCGGGGGCCCGGTACCTGTCCCTGACGGCCGCGGCCGCGGTTCTGGCCGTGCCCCTGGTCACGGTCCCGGCCGAGGCCGCGCACACCCCGCCCCGTACCGGCTTCGAGATCAGCAACGGGGCCCACTGGACCGATCAGCCCGAGGAACAGTCATTCCTCGCCGCCGTCGACCGGGGCAGCGACCGCGTCTCCATCGACCGGATCGGCACGACGAAACAGGGCCGCCCGGTCCAGCTCGTCCGTATCGGCAACCACCACCCCACGTCCGACACGATGCTGCTGATCTGCAGCCAGCACGGCAACGAACCGTCCGGCCGCGAGGCCTGTCTGACCACCGTCCGGGATCTCGCGTACGCCAAGGACCCCGCGACCCGCGCCTTCCTCTCCCGGACCGATGTCCTCGTCGTCCCCACCGCGAACCCCGACGGGCGGGCCGCGAACACGCGCGGCAACTCCGACGGTGTCGACATCAACCGCGACCACATCGCCCTGCAGACCGCCGAGGCCCGTGCCATGGCCGCGGTGATCCGTGACCGGAAGCCCGATGTGATCTACGACCTGCACGAGTACGGTGCCACCCCGCCGTACTACGACAAGGACCTGTTCGTCCTCTGGCCCCGCAACCTCAACACCGACGACCGGGTGCACGGCGAATCGCAGACGCTGGCCGAAGAGTATGTCCGGCCCACCGCCAAGGAGGCCGGCTACAGCAGCGGTCTCTACGGCATATGGACCGACCCGGTCACCGGCGACCCGATCAAGCAGACCGCCGGCGACGGACAGGAGCGCATTCTGCGCAACACCGCGGGCATCAAGCATGCGGTGGGCCTGCTCATCGAGTCCCGGGTCGACGCCCTCACCGACGCCGAGAAGGCCGACCCGGCGCTCAACAGCCGACGTCGCGTCGATTCGCAGCTGGCCGCACTCGACGGGCTGTTCAGCTTCACCGACGAGCGACGCGGGCGCATCGAGGCCGCCACGGCCGCGTCCCGTACGGCAGGGTTCAAGGACCGCGGTCCCGTCTACCTCGGCGGCGCCGACAACGAGGCGGCCGAGCCCGCCGAGATCCTGCAGGACCCGCCCTGCGGCTACCGGCTGACCGCCGCTCAGCTCGCCGACGTCAAGGACGAACTCGCCCTGCACGGTGTGACGTTCCGGCGCGACGGTGACGGAGCGTACGTACCGCTGCGCCAGTCGGCCCGGAACCTGGTCCCCCTCCTCCTGGACGAGCGGGCCACATATCACCTCACAAACGGGCAAGCCGATACCGCTTGTTGA
- a CDS encoding ABC-F family ATP-binding cassette domain-containing protein: MTATLVAKDLAAGHGDRTLFAGLDLVVAPGDVIGLVGVNGAGKSSLLRLLAGLDRPEEGELRLSPPTATVGHLPQEPERRPDETVREFLARRTGVADAQAAMDAATQALVDEAPGADDAYSDTLERWLSLGGADLDERAEEIAADLGLTVGLDLPMTALSGGQAARAGLASLLLSRYDIFLLDEPTNDLDLDGLERLERYVSGLRAGTVVISHDREFLMRTVTKVLELDLAQQQINLYGGGYAAYLEERDRARRHAREEFEEYADKRSALEGRAQMQRGWMDKGVKNARRKATDSDKIGRKFRSEASEKQAAKARQTQRMIERLDVVDEPRKEWELRMEIATAPRSGSVVATLRDAQVVRGDFAFGPASLQIDWADRVAITGANGAGKSTLLAALLGRLPLDSGHATLGSGVVVGEVDQARKLFHGSESLLEAFCAAVPDTEPAEVRTLLAKFGLRADHVMRPATTLSPGERTRAALALLQGRGVNLLVLDEPTNHLDLPAIEQLESALDSYTGTLLLVTHDRRMLEAVRTTRRVEVAAGRVTEA, from the coding sequence ATGACTGCCACTCTCGTCGCCAAGGACCTCGCCGCCGGACACGGCGACCGCACACTCTTCGCCGGGCTCGACCTCGTCGTCGCGCCCGGCGACGTGATCGGTCTCGTCGGAGTCAACGGAGCCGGAAAATCGTCGCTGCTCCGGCTGCTCGCCGGACTCGACCGGCCGGAGGAGGGCGAGCTGCGGCTCTCCCCGCCCACCGCCACCGTCGGCCACCTCCCGCAGGAGCCGGAGCGGCGCCCGGACGAGACCGTGCGGGAGTTCCTCGCCCGCCGGACCGGTGTCGCCGACGCCCAGGCGGCGATGGACGCCGCGACGCAGGCCCTGGTCGACGAGGCGCCGGGCGCCGACGACGCGTACTCCGACACCCTCGAACGCTGGCTGTCCCTCGGCGGCGCCGACCTGGACGAGCGTGCCGAGGAGATCGCCGCCGACCTCGGTCTGACCGTCGGCCTCGACCTGCCGATGACCGCACTCTCCGGCGGCCAGGCCGCCCGCGCCGGACTCGCCTCGCTGCTCCTGTCGCGGTACGACATCTTCCTGCTCGACGAGCCCACCAACGACCTCGACCTGGACGGCCTGGAGCGCCTGGAGCGCTACGTCTCCGGGCTGCGCGCAGGCACGGTTGTGATCAGCCACGACCGCGAGTTCCTGATGCGCACGGTCACCAAGGTCCTCGAACTCGACCTCGCCCAGCAGCAGATCAACCTGTACGGCGGCGGTTACGCGGCGTACCTGGAGGAGCGCGACCGCGCCCGCCGGCACGCCCGCGAGGAGTTCGAGGAGTACGCCGACAAGCGCTCCGCCCTCGAGGGGCGGGCGCAGATGCAGCGCGGCTGGATGGACAAGGGCGTCAAGAACGCCCGCCGCAAGGCCACCGACTCCGACAAGATCGGCCGCAAGTTCCGCAGCGAGGCGAGCGAGAAGCAGGCCGCGAAGGCCCGGCAGACCCAGCGCATGATCGAACGGCTCGATGTCGTCGACGAACCGCGCAAGGAATGGGAACTGCGGATGGAGATCGCGACGGCCCCGCGTTCCGGTTCGGTCGTCGCGACACTGCGTGACGCACAGGTCGTACGCGGCGATTTCGCGTTCGGTCCGGCGTCGCTGCAGATCGACTGGGCGGACCGGGTGGCGATCACCGGCGCCAACGGAGCCGGTAAGTCCACCCTCCTCGCGGCGCTGCTCGGCCGCCTCCCGCTGGACTCGGGCCATGCGACGCTCGGCTCGGGCGTGGTGGTCGGCGAGGTGGACCAGGCCCGGAAGCTGTTCCACGGCTCGGAGTCGCTGCTGGAGGCGTTCTGCGCGGCCGTCCCGGACACCGAACCCGCCGAAGTCCGCACGCTGCTCGCCAAGTTCGGGCTGCGCGCGGACCATGTGATGCGCCCCGCGACGACGCTCTCCCCGGGCGAACGCACCCGCGCGGCACTGGCCCTCCTCCAGGGTCGGGGCGTGAACCTCCTGGTCCTGGACGAGCCCACGAACCACCTCGACCTGCCCGCGATCGAGCAGCTGGAATCGGCGCTCGACTCGTACACCGGGACGTTGCTGCTGGTCACGCATGACCGGCGGATGCTGGAGGCGGTGCGGACGACGAGGCGCGTCGAGGTGGCGGCGGGCAGGGTGACCGAGGCCTGA
- a CDS encoding oxidoreductase has translation MSAEYATFGLAPAMRAGGVLAHGDYQVHRDFMDFIVDGRPLLFQLTDLDAVSPLASDVPPAIFTTHVRRLLLEVEAPLADGRYVIYGCPECESLECGAVTAVIERDGTDIVWRDFAWQTYETVDLEQSGYHGIGPFRFDGFQYRQELERLLPPVPAEGSEPGPDVPAGRRVLLIGARVAVLAKLAAALRAIGIGADITADVAQVAPDELRGYRAVAFGRAITEDERAAVRRAFTRAGADVAYVDGLAPVIPVLVAQIEHALDRSAPAQRRLVRLAAADGTAGVHVTSSCRVSLVAYRLDRLYRTHTQEVFDGVLEPGEHRIPLDARAVKGQSFIVARTMGSVLVAPMVHH, from the coding sequence ATGTCTGCCGAGTACGCGACCTTCGGCCTTGCGCCGGCGATGCGAGCCGGTGGAGTCCTCGCCCATGGCGACTATCAGGTGCACCGGGACTTCATGGACTTCATCGTCGACGGCCGCCCGCTGCTGTTCCAGCTCACCGACCTCGACGCCGTGTCCCCGCTCGCCTCCGACGTACCGCCCGCGATCTTCACCACGCACGTGCGGCGCCTGCTCCTCGAAGTGGAAGCCCCGCTCGCCGACGGGCGCTACGTGATCTACGGCTGCCCCGAGTGCGAGAGCCTCGAATGCGGGGCGGTCACCGCTGTCATCGAACGCGACGGCACCGACATCGTCTGGCGCGACTTCGCCTGGCAGACGTACGAGACCGTCGACCTGGAGCAGAGCGGCTACCACGGCATAGGGCCGTTCCGCTTCGACGGCTTCCAGTACCGGCAGGAACTGGAACGACTGCTTCCGCCCGTGCCGGCGGAGGGCTCCGAGCCGGGGCCGGACGTGCCCGCCGGGCGCCGCGTCCTACTGATCGGCGCCCGCGTCGCCGTACTCGCCAAGCTCGCCGCCGCACTCCGCGCCATCGGGATCGGCGCCGACATCACCGCCGACGTCGCCCAGGTGGCGCCCGACGAGCTCCGCGGCTACCGCGCTGTGGCCTTCGGCCGTGCGATCACCGAAGACGAACGCGCCGCCGTGCGGCGGGCATTCACCCGGGCCGGTGCGGACGTCGCCTACGTCGACGGCCTCGCCCCGGTCATCCCCGTGCTGGTCGCCCAGATCGAACATGCCCTGGACCGCAGCGCACCCGCCCAGCGCCGTCTGGTCCGGCTGGCGGCGGCGGACGGCACGGCCGGAGTCCACGTCACCTCGTCCTGCCGGGTCAGCCTCGTCGCGTACCGCCTCGACCGGCTGTACCGCACCCACACCCAGGAGGTCTTCGACGGCGTCCTGGAACCGGGCGAGCACCGAATTCCACTGGACGCACGGGCGGTGAAGGGGCAATCCTTCATCGTGGCGCGCACCATGGGGAGCGTGCTGGTCGCACCGATGGTGCACCACTGA
- a CDS encoding NAD(P)/FAD-dependent oxidoreductase, whose protein sequence is MSDVIVVGGGVSGLTTALVLVERGHRVRVWSREPAMATASAVAGALWWPYRIEPAELVGDWSLTSLRRYEKLAGRSEETGVRLVTGLHRGERLAVLGPWAGQLKDLVEVADGLRARLPLIDMPVYLGWLERRLGAAGVAVEQRAVTAFDEAAAEATAVVDCTGLGARELVPDAGVRAVRGQLVLVENPGIEEWFTEADPASEATTYYFPQPGRLILGGTAEVDNWSTVPDPGTAGEIVARCARIRPEIARARIIGHVAGLRPARDAGVRIEAEPLPGGGRLIHNYGHGGAGVTVAWGCAETAARLVG, encoded by the coding sequence GTGTCGGACGTGATCGTGGTGGGCGGCGGGGTCAGCGGACTGACCACGGCGCTGGTGCTGGTCGAGCGCGGTCACCGGGTGCGGGTCTGGTCCCGGGAGCCGGCGATGGCGACCGCATCGGCCGTGGCGGGCGCGTTGTGGTGGCCTTACCGGATCGAGCCGGCGGAGCTGGTCGGTGACTGGTCACTGACGTCGCTGCGGAGGTACGAGAAGCTGGCCGGGCGCTCGGAGGAGACCGGTGTACGGCTGGTCACCGGCCTGCACCGGGGCGAGCGGCTCGCCGTGCTCGGGCCGTGGGCGGGGCAGCTGAAGGACCTGGTGGAGGTGGCGGACGGGCTGCGGGCCCGGCTGCCGCTGATCGACATGCCGGTGTACCTGGGGTGGTTGGAGCGGCGGCTCGGGGCGGCAGGGGTTGCGGTCGAGCAGCGCGCGGTCACCGCGTTCGACGAAGCGGCGGCGGAGGCCACGGCGGTGGTCGACTGCACCGGTCTCGGGGCCCGGGAACTGGTCCCGGATGCCGGGGTGCGAGCGGTGCGCGGCCAGTTGGTACTGGTGGAGAACCCGGGGATCGAGGAGTGGTTCACCGAGGCGGACCCGGCGTCGGAGGCGACCACGTACTACTTCCCGCAGCCCGGGCGGCTGATCCTCGGCGGCACGGCCGAGGTGGACAACTGGAGCACGGTGCCCGATCCCGGTACGGCCGGGGAGATCGTGGCCCGGTGTGCCCGGATCCGGCCGGAGATCGCTCGGGCGCGGATCATCGGGCACGTGGCGGGGCTGCGTCCGGCCCGCGACGCGGGTGTCCGGATCGAGGCCGAACCGCTGCCGGGCGGGGGGCGGTTGATCCACAACTACGGGCACGGTGGCGCGGGGGTGACGGTTGCCTGGGGCTGCGCGGAGACAGCGGCCCGGTTGGTGGGCTGA